In Desulfosediminicola ganghwensis, a single window of DNA contains:
- the tnpB gene encoding IS66 family insertion sequence element accessory protein TnpB (TnpB, as the term is used for proteins encoded by IS66 family insertion elements, is considered an accessory protein, since TnpC, encoded by a neighboring gene, is a DDE family transposase.), with amino-acid sequence MIPTPANVRVYIALGVTDMRKSINGLSLLVEDQFDLDLFSGSLFAFCNRKRDMVKILYWYQNGFCIWQKRLEADVFRWPESEEEVIEVHETALQWLLHGLDVQQAHMQLSYNSVS; translated from the coding sequence ATGATTCCCACTCCAGCAAATGTCCGAGTCTACATTGCTCTCGGGGTTACCGATATGCGCAAGTCAATAAACGGTTTGTCTCTTCTTGTTGAAGATCAGTTTGACCTCGATCTTTTCTCGGGCAGTCTGTTCGCTTTCTGTAATAGGAAAAGGGATATGGTCAAGATCCTTTACTGGTATCAAAATGGTTTTTGCATCTGGCAAAAACGACTTGAGGCAGATGTCTTTCGTTGGCCGGAATCAGAAGAAGAGGTAATTGAAGTCCATGAAACTGCTTTGCAGTGGCTTTTACATGGGCTTGATGTGCAACAGGCTCACATGCAACTTAGCTACAATTCAGTATCATAA
- the tnpA gene encoding IS66 family insertion sequence element accessory protein TnpA produces the protein MNGTISKLQQKQEYWQKHITAWQSSNLSQKTYCQSHGIALATFGYWKRKLKNLNDRQVAFYPLTVPATLPDNPVTASPASIAVHVNRFKLEIQSDFCAEQLKKAVKTLEQLT, from the coding sequence GTGAACGGCACAATCTCGAAACTACAGCAGAAGCAGGAATACTGGCAAAAACATATCACTGCTTGGCAATCAAGTAATCTGAGTCAGAAAACCTATTGTCAATCGCACGGCATTGCTCTGGCGACATTTGGCTACTGGAAGCGCAAACTAAAAAACCTGAATGATAGGCAGGTTGCGTTTTACCCACTTACTGTACCAGCAACACTTCCAGATAATCCTGTTACGGCTTCTCCTGCTAGCATCGCAGTACATGTCAATCGATTTAAGCTCGAAATTCAGAGTGACTTCTGCGCCGAACAATTGAAAAAAGCTGTGAAGACCCTGGAGCAGCTAACATGA
- a CDS encoding DapH/DapD/GlmU-related protein: MMESFKDCIYKDQSRMRFVNQMFTYILFWFQFVLDFMPPFIRNVIYKHMVKKCGEKVVFDYNIFIKFPWLVEIGSNVSINRGGQFFPAYKSGNMIKIGNDVYLGPNVCFFASGHDVANFKIPTGGDIIVGKNVWLGGNTTVLPGVIIGDNCVVGAGSVVSKSIPSNSIAVGVPARVIKHNYSMFTG; the protein is encoded by the coding sequence ATGATGGAATCATTCAAAGATTGTATTTATAAAGATCAATCTCGTATGCGGTTTGTTAACCAAATGTTTACATATATTTTGTTTTGGTTTCAGTTTGTCTTGGACTTTATGCCACCATTTATTCGGAATGTGATTTATAAGCATATGGTCAAAAAATGCGGTGAAAAGGTCGTTTTTGACTACAATATATTTATTAAATTCCCATGGTTAGTTGAGATAGGCAGTAATGTGTCAATAAATCGAGGTGGTCAATTTTTTCCTGCTTATAAGAGTGGAAATATGATTAAAATCGGTAATGATGTTTATCTAGGACCGAATGTATGTTTTTTTGCCTCAGGGCATGATGTTGCCAATTTTAAGATACCAACTGGTGGTGACATAATTGTAGGAAAAAATGTTTGGTTAGGAGGTAATACTACCGTGCTTCCAGGAGTAATAATAGGTGACAACTGTGTTGTAGGAGCTGGTAGTGTCGTATCAAAAAGTATACCTTCAAATAGTATTGCTGTCGGCGTCCCCGCGCGAGTAATTAAACATAATTATAGTATGTTTACGGGGTAA
- a CDS encoding sulfotransferase family protein, translating to MHRHFVIIGAQRSGTTYLYKILDSHPEVFMAKPVKPEPKYFIDQANIVNGYSAYYKRYFMSSNKYQLLGEKSTSYIEKVASARAIKAVIPNCLIIVSLRDPIERAISNYQFTVNNGLESLSFENAIKCEEARSKHWRKLNISVNPYAYTERGHYVKYLPIWEQVFGKDNMIFIVFEKMVGDKEEISNLYKRIGVDGSYSSPHINEIVNPARSKGYNVMLNQNLKSRLDEIFMVSNKGLECKYGIDTSMWR from the coding sequence ATGCATAGGCATTTTGTTATAATTGGGGCGCAACGATCTGGCACAACGTATTTATATAAGATCCTTGATTCTCACCCTGAAGTGTTTATGGCCAAACCGGTTAAGCCTGAACCGAAATATTTTATAGATCAAGCAAATATTGTTAATGGGTATAGCGCTTATTATAAGCGATATTTTATGAGTTCTAATAAATATCAGTTGCTTGGTGAAAAAAGTACGTCGTATATTGAAAAGGTTGCGTCCGCTAGGGCCATTAAAGCTGTTATCCCTAATTGCTTGATAATCGTGTCACTAAGAGATCCTATTGAGAGGGCAATATCTAATTACCAATTTACCGTAAATAATGGCCTTGAATCTTTAAGTTTTGAAAATGCAATAAAATGTGAGGAGGCACGTTCGAAGCATTGGAGAAAATTAAATATATCAGTAAATCCCTATGCGTACACAGAAAGAGGACATTATGTTAAATATTTACCCATTTGGGAACAAGTATTTGGTAAGGATAATATGATATTTATAGTTTTTGAAAAAATGGTTGGTGACAAGGAAGAAATATCCAATTTGTACAAAAGGATTGGGGTGGATGGTTCATATTCTTCACCCCATATAAATGAGATAGTAAATCCCGCTAGGAGCAAAGGGTATAATGTAATGTTAAATCAAAATCTTAAATCTAGATTAGATGAGATTTTCATGGTGAGTAATAAAGGATTGGAATGCAAGTATGGAATAGATACTTCGATGTGGCGGTAG
- a CDS encoding glycosyltransferase encodes MKYSVVIPVYNSEKIVGKTIDETILFFDSNLLDFEIILVNDGSTDGSWNVLKQKALMDERVKVFDLLKNYGQHTANFCGFKESNGDYLITMDDDLQNPPSEISKLINKIHDDNCHDVVFGKFNKKMHALHRKIGTRFVNYLNQKLFNKPSNVTITNFRVIRRDVVERICEYHTAYPYIPGLTIMFSANPGNTEVEHHPRGNGKSGYNAVKIIKLLMRILFNYSSYPLRFVTGLGFAFSFICFLLAGFYLLKAMFLGTSVAGWATVVVLLSFFNGITLLVIGMLGEYLIRLINQTSRGASYHVKESINA; translated from the coding sequence ATGAAATATAGTGTTGTGATACCGGTATATAATAGTGAAAAAATCGTTGGTAAAACAATAGATGAAACAATTCTATTTTTTGACTCTAATCTTTTGGATTTCGAAATTATTCTAGTCAATGATGGGAGTACCGATGGTAGTTGGAATGTGCTAAAGCAAAAAGCATTAATGGATGAAAGGGTTAAGGTATTTGATTTACTAAAAAATTACGGTCAACATACAGCGAATTTTTGTGGATTTAAAGAGTCGAATGGGGATTACTTGATTACAATGGATGATGATTTACAAAATCCACCAAGTGAAATATCTAAATTAATAAATAAAATTCATGACGATAATTGCCATGATGTGGTCTTTGGAAAATTCAATAAAAAAATGCATGCTTTACATCGAAAAATTGGTACAAGGTTCGTTAATTACCTGAATCAAAAATTATTTAATAAGCCAAGTAATGTTACCATAACAAACTTTAGAGTTATTAGGAGAGATGTCGTTGAAAGGATATGTGAATACCATACTGCATATCCATATATTCCTGGATTGACAATAATGTTCTCAGCTAACCCTGGAAACACAGAAGTGGAACACCACCCTAGGGGTAATGGTAAAAGCGGTTATAATGCAGTTAAAATTATAAAACTGCTTATGAGGATTTTGTTTAATTATTCCTCTTATCCACTTCGTTTTGTAACTGGACTTGGATTTGCATTTTCATTTATATGCTTTCTCCTTGCAGGTTTTTACTTATTAAAAGCAATGTTTTTAGGTACGTCTGTTGCAGGGTGGGCAACCGTAGTGGTGTTGTTATCATTTTTTAATGGTATTACTCTTTTAGTTATTGGAATGTTAGGAGAGTATTTGATAAGATTGATTAATCAAACTAGCAGAGGAGCTAGTTATCATGTCAAAGAGTCCATAAATGCATAG
- the rffA gene encoding dTDP-4-amino-4,6-dideoxygalactose transaminase: MSDNAIPFNWPYMTGKELFYIAECHFNGKLAGDGPFTEKCHSWLERLTGTRKALLTHSCTAALEMAALLLELDEGDEVIMPSYTFVSTANAFVLRRAVPVFVDIREDTLNIDERLIEDAITPRTKAIVPVHYAGVACEMDTILEIADRYNLKVIEDAAQGVMAKYKGRALGTFGDLGAFSFHETKNVISGEGGALLVNDQSMIARAEIIREKGTNRSQFFRGDVDKYTWQDCGSSFLPGELIAAFLWAQLEEAESITKNRLASWNLYHEGLKSMEKDGLLRRPIVPRECEHNAHMYYILLAPIINRQKLISELRKEGIGVVFHYVPLHSSPAGRKLGRCGGKLVLTDYYSSKVLRLPLWVGIKEWQQEKIILSLHKNIRKLIRRLPKVPASIINGVN; the protein is encoded by the coding sequence ATGTCTGATAACGCAATCCCTTTTAATTGGCCTTACATGACAGGGAAGGAGCTATTTTATATAGCCGAATGTCATTTTAATGGAAAGCTTGCGGGAGATGGGCCCTTCACAGAAAAATGTCATTCCTGGTTGGAAAGATTAACAGGAACTAGAAAGGCATTACTAACTCACTCATGTACAGCAGCTCTAGAGATGGCTGCGTTGTTATTGGAATTAGATGAGGGAGACGAAGTGATAATGCCTTCATATACTTTTGTATCAACAGCGAATGCCTTCGTACTACGCCGGGCAGTACCTGTGTTTGTCGATATACGTGAAGATACGCTAAATATCGATGAACGGCTAATCGAAGATGCTATCACACCAAGGACAAAGGCGATAGTGCCGGTACATTATGCGGGCGTCGCTTGTGAGATGGACACCATTCTAGAGATAGCAGACCGGTATAATTTGAAAGTTATCGAAGATGCGGCTCAAGGCGTGATGGCCAAGTATAAAGGCAGAGCACTGGGAACCTTTGGGGATCTCGGGGCGTTCAGTTTTCACGAAACGAAAAATGTCATCTCGGGTGAGGGGGGGGCACTGTTGGTAAATGATCAAAGCATGATTGCCCGTGCTGAGATAATCCGAGAGAAAGGAACAAATAGAAGTCAGTTTTTCAGAGGTGATGTTGATAAGTACACTTGGCAGGATTGTGGCTCGTCTTTTTTGCCTGGTGAACTTATTGCCGCGTTTTTATGGGCGCAGTTGGAAGAAGCTGAATCTATAACTAAGAATAGATTGGCTAGCTGGAATCTGTATCATGAAGGGCTAAAAAGTATGGAAAAAGATGGGTTGCTACGAAGACCTATTGTTCCTCGAGAATGCGAGCATAATGCACATATGTATTACATTCTTCTTGCTCCAATTATTAACAGGCAGAAATTGATATCTGAATTAAGGAAAGAAGGGATAGGGGTGGTATTTCATTATGTACCCCTGCACTCTAGTCCAGCTGGAAGAAAGTTAGGAAGATGTGGAGGAAAACTTGTCCTAACAGATTATTACTCAAGTAAGGTTCTCCGGTTGCCTCTTTGGGTGGGAATTAAAGAGTGGCAACAGGAAAAAATCATATTGTCGCTACATAAAAATATTAGAAAGTTGATACGTAGATTACCGAAGGTCCCTGCAAGTATAATCAATGGAGTAAATTAA